Below is a window of bacterium DNA.
CCCGGGGAGGAAGGCCCGGACGCCTCGTGAACCACGCCGGACAACACCTCCTGCGCCTCCCCGCCCACTGGCCCCGGGCCAACGCCTTCCACGACGCCCTCATCCCATCGGTGATTCAGGGTTAGGATTCGGGGGAAAGGTGCGTGCCGTGACTGCTGGCGCGCGCACTTTCCTGAAGGGACGGTAGGAATGTTCTCTGGATCGATGGGCTGCTCACGCGTCTCGCCTCTGTCGTCGGCAATGTCCCCCCCCCCCCCCCGTATTCGGGCCTTCGACGCCGTAGTCGAGGCTCGGCCGCGCTACTGGCCGGGCTGGTCGTTGCAGCAGGGGTGCTGGTCTCCGCACCCACCGCCGGACAGGAGGCCATAGGCGCCGACGGGCAGTACACCGCCGTCAGCGCCGGCGACGACCACGACTGCGCGCTCACCGCCGACGGCGCCGTCACCTGCTGGGGCAACAACTACTACGGCCAAACCGAAGCGCCCGACGGGCAGCACACCGCCGTCAGCGCCGGCAGCCGCCACACCTGCGCACTCACCACCGACGCAACCGTCACCTGCTGGGGCTGGAACGAAGACGGTCAAACCGAGGCGCCCGACGGGCGCTACACCGCCATCAGCGCGGGCAGCCGCCACACCTGCGCACTCACCGCCGACGGCGCCGTCACCTGCTGGGGCAACAACTACTACGGCCAAACCGAAGCGCCCGACGGGCGCTACACCGCCATCAGCGCGGGCAGCCGCCACACCTGCGCACTCACCACCTGGGGCGCCGTCACCTGCTGGGGCAACAACTACTACGGCCAAACCGAAGCGCCCGACGGGCNNNNNNNNNNNNNNNNNNNNGGCAGCCGCCACACCTGCGCACTCACCACCGACGCAACCGTCACCTGCTGGGGGGCTACGAGTGACGGGCAAGCCGAGGAGGCGCCCGACGGGCAGCACACCGCCGTCAGCGCGGGCAGCCGCCACACCTGCGCACTCACCGCCGACGCAACCATCACCTGCTGGGGCGACGGCTGGACGGATCGGGATGACTTGCCCGACGGACCGCACGACGCCGTCAGCGCCGGTGACGACCACGCCTGCGCGCTCACCGACAACGGCACCGTCACCTGCTGGGGCGACAACGAAGACGGCCAAACCGACGCTCCCGACGGACGGCAGACCGCCGTCAGCGCCGGCGTCGACACCCGCTACGGCGGCCACGCCTGCGCGCTCACCAACAACGGCGCCGTCACCTGCTGGGGCAATAACGAAGACGGTCAAACCGAGGTGCCCGACGGGCGCTACACCGCCGTCAGCGCCGGCGGCCAACACACCTGCGCACTCACCGCCGACGCAACCATCACCTGCTGGGGCGACAACGAAGACGGTCAAACCGAGGTGCCCGACGGGCGCTACACCGCCGTCAGCGCCGGCGGCCAACACACCTGCGCACTCACCGCCGACGCAACCATCACCTGCTGGGGCGACAACG
It encodes the following:
- a CDS encoding RTX toxin; its protein translation is MLVSAPTAGQEAIGADGQYTAVSAGDDHDCALTADGAVTCWGNNYYGQTEAPDGQHTAVSAGSRHTCALTTDATVTCWGWNEDGQTEAPDGRYTAISAGSRHTCALTADGAVTCWGNNYYGQTEAPDGRYTAISAGSRHTCALTTWGAVTCWGNNYYGQTEAPDG
- a CDS encoding RTX toxin gives rise to the protein GSRHTCALTTDATVTCWGATSDGQAEEAPDGQHTAVSAGSRHTCALTADATITCWGDGWTDRDDLPDGPHDAVSAGDDHACALTDNGTVTCWGDNEDGQTDAPDGRQTAVSAGVDTRYGGHACALTNNGAVTCWGNNEDGQTEVPDGRYTAVSAGGQHTCALTADATITCWGDNEDGQTEVPDGRYTAVSAGGQHTCALTADATITCWGDNEDGQTEVPDGRYTAVSAGGQHTCALTADATITCWGDNEDGKAGSRFGRYAAVSAGSRHTCALTTNGRATCWGSSLPADAPYGRFAAVSAGGDHTCALRTDGRATCWGWNEWGQTEASAGRFTAISAGHWTSCGLRIGGAIECWGRLAIVRPTA